In Sphingobacteriaceae bacterium, the following proteins share a genomic window:
- the mqnC gene encoding dehypoxanthine futalosine cyclase: MTVDSLLNRALAFDFLSIEEGVFLFENAPTADLAFVANELRKIQKKNSNKVTWQIDRNLNTTNVCIANCKFCNFYRIPGHAEAYITDIDTYKTKIAETIKYGGDQLLLQGGHHPDLGLSFYVNLFKEIKSHFPQIKLHSLGPPEIAHITKLEKSTHTEVLKALVDAGLDSLPGAGAEILNDRVRRLISKGKCTGREWLEVMKAAHQLNITTSATMMFGHVETIYERFEHLVWIREVQAQKPAEAKGFLAFIPWPFMDDGTLLKRVKGIKNNVTSDEYIRMLALSRIMLPNIENIQASWLTVGKATAQICLHSGANDFGSIMIEENVVSAAGAPHRFTYKTIQDSIREAGFEPQLRNQQYGFREIPEGIEEQVVNY; the protein is encoded by the coding sequence ATGACCGTTGATTCACTTTTAAACCGCGCTCTAGCTTTCGATTTTTTAAGTATAGAGGAAGGCGTTTTTCTTTTTGAGAATGCACCCACAGCCGATCTGGCATTTGTTGCAAATGAACTCAGAAAGATTCAGAAAAAAAACTCTAACAAAGTTACCTGGCAAATTGATAGAAATTTAAATACCACAAACGTTTGTATTGCGAATTGCAAATTCTGTAATTTTTATAGAATTCCAGGACATGCTGAGGCTTATATAACTGATATTGACACTTACAAAACGAAAATTGCTGAGACAATTAAGTATGGTGGTGACCAGCTTTTATTACAAGGGGGACATCATCCTGACCTTGGGCTTTCTTTTTATGTGAACCTGTTTAAAGAAATTAAATCTCACTTTCCCCAAATCAAATTGCACTCTTTAGGTCCACCTGAAATTGCACATATTACTAAACTGGAGAAAAGCACCCATACAGAAGTTTTAAAAGCATTAGTGGATGCTGGCCTTGACAGTTTACCCGGTGCGGGCGCAGAGATCTTAAACGACCGCGTACGTAGGTTAATAAGCAAAGGAAAATGCACAGGGCGCGAATGGCTGGAGGTTATGAAAGCCGCACATCAGTTGAACATCACAACAAGTGCTACTATGATGTTTGGGCACGTGGAAACTATTTATGAGCGTTTTGAACATTTAGTCTGGATTCGAGAAGTACAAGCTCAAAAACCCGCAGAGGCAAAAGGATTTTTGGCATTTATTCCCTGGCCTTTTATGGATGATGGTACCTTGTTGAAACGTGTGAAGGGAATTAAAAATAATGTCACTTCAGACGAATATATACGGATGCTTGCTTTAAGCCGTATCATGCTTCCTAATATTGAAAATATACAAGCGAGTTGGTTAACTGTTGGTAAAGCTACTGCACAAATATGCCTGCATTCTGGCGCTAACGATTTCGGCAGTATTATGATAGAGGAAAATGTTGTGAGTGCTGCAGGAGCGCCACACAGGTTTACTTATAAAACCATACAGGATTCTATTCGTGAAGCGGGGTTTGAACCGCAATTAAGAAATCAACAGTATGGTTTTCGTGAAATTCCTGAAGGTATTGAAGAACAGGTAGTGAATTATTAA
- the purT gene encoding phosphoribosylglycinamide formyltransferase 2 (non-folate utilizing enzyme, catalyzes the production of beta-formyl glycinamide ribonucleotide from formate, ATP, and beta-GAR and a side reaction producing acetyl phosphate and ADP from acetate and ATP; involved in de novo purine biosynthesis), with protein MQKKVMLLGSGELGKEVVIALQRLGQYVIAVDSYTDAPAMQVAHTFEVINMLDGEALDKIVAKHKPDLIVPEIEAIRTERFYDYEKQGITVVPSAKAANFTMNRKAIRDLASKQLGLRTANYAYASTLEDFKKAILVIGIPCVVKPLMSSSGKGQSVIKTDADIEKSWNYAMEGSRGDYKEVIVEEFIKFDSEITLLTVTQKSGKTLFCAPIGHRQERGDYQESWQPCAVSDKDLKEAQEMAEKVTRELTGYGIWGIEFFLTAKGIYFSELSPRPHDTGMVTLANTQNYNEFELHARAILGLPIPNIELIKQGASAVVLASKEGIRPDFKGIEEVLENKNTDVKVFNKPTTRPYRRMAVVLCNDIIEADIMLTKEKAIALSKKIEIIHS; from the coding sequence ATGCAAAAAAAAGTAATGCTGCTTGGTAGCGGTGAACTTGGAAAAGAAGTTGTAATTGCACTTCAAAGATTAGGTCAGTATGTTATTGCGGTAGATAGTTATACCGATGCTCCTGCCATGCAGGTTGCGCATACCTTTGAAGTTATTAATATGCTGGACGGAGAAGCCCTCGATAAAATTGTTGCTAAACACAAGCCTGATCTGATTGTGCCTGAAATAGAAGCTATAAGAACTGAGCGTTTTTATGATTACGAAAAGCAAGGCATCACAGTCGTTCCAAGCGCGAAGGCTGCTAATTTTACAATGAACCGTAAAGCTATACGCGATCTTGCATCAAAACAGCTGGGACTAAGAACTGCAAACTACGCTTATGCAAGCACACTGGAAGATTTTAAGAAAGCTATTCTAGTTATAGGTATTCCTTGCGTTGTGAAACCATTGATGAGCAGCAGTGGCAAAGGACAGAGTGTTATTAAAACAGACGCAGATATCGAGAAAAGCTGGAATTATGCTATGGAAGGCTCTCGCGGAGATTATAAAGAAGTTATTGTAGAAGAGTTTATAAAATTTGATTCAGAAATTACTTTGTTAACTGTAACTCAGAAAAGTGGCAAAACTTTATTTTGTGCTCCTATCGGCCACCGACAAGAGCGTGGCGATTACCAGGAGAGTTGGCAACCTTGCGCCGTAAGCGATAAAGATTTAAAAGAGGCGCAGGAAATGGCTGAAAAAGTTACCCGGGAACTTACAGGTTATGGGATTTGGGGAATAGAGTTTTTTCTTACAGCTAAAGGAATTTATTTTAGCGAATTATCTCCTCGTCCACACGACACTGGTATGGTAACATTAGCAAACACACAAAATTACAATGAATTTGAACTTCATGCTCGCGCAATATTAGGTTTGCCCATACCCAATATTGAGCTTATTAAGCAGGGAGCTTCTGCTGTTGTACTTGCTTCAAAGGAAGGTATACGCCCTGATTTTAAGGGAATTGAGGAAGTTCTGGAAAATAAAAATACCGATGTAAAAGTGTTTAATAAACCAACTACCCGTCCGTACAGGCGCATGGCTGTTGTTTTATGCAACGATATTATTGAAGCGGATATTATGCTGACAAAAGAAAAGGCGATTGCGCTTTCTAAAAAAATTGAAATCATTCATTCATGA
- the cysQ gene encoding 3'(2'),5'-bisphosphate nucleotidase, producing the protein MDYNELLKLAINAAFKAGEEILKIYSTDFYVETKSDNTPVTLADRTSGECISKILSASNIPIISEEEEILDYSIRKTWPRVWIVDPLDGTKEYVKRNGEFAVNIALVENNKPVIGIIYAPVLKDIYFAYHKGGSYKITQHDMIMELTKKNLSDHLFEFAKKLPSQKLPKTYTVVGSRSHLSREINVHVDKLRNLYGDVDMISVGSSIKQCWVAEGKAHEYLRYGTTMEWDTAAGQCILEEAGCQLIDLETNLPMVYNREDMHNNYFIAKCGSRSN; encoded by the coding sequence ATGGATTATAATGAACTTCTTAAGCTCGCAATTAATGCAGCGTTTAAAGCAGGTGAAGAGATTTTAAAGATTTACAGCACAGATTTTTATGTAGAGACAAAATCTGATAATACACCGGTTACACTAGCTGATCGCACATCAGGAGAATGCATCTCAAAAATATTATCTGCCTCAAATATTCCAATTATAAGCGAAGAAGAAGAAATTCTTGACTACTCCATTCGTAAAACGTGGCCCCGGGTATGGATTGTAGATCCTTTAGATGGCACCAAAGAATATGTAAAACGTAATGGTGAATTTGCTGTAAACATTGCGCTGGTTGAAAATAACAAGCCCGTTATTGGAATTATTTATGCCCCGGTTTTAAAAGATATATATTTCGCTTATCACAAAGGCGGTAGCTACAAAATAACACAACACGACATGATCATGGAGCTGACTAAAAAAAACCTCAGCGACCACCTTTTTGAATTTGCAAAAAAACTTCCTTCCCAAAAGCTACCAAAAACTTATACCGTTGTTGGAAGTCGTTCACATTTAAGCAGAGAAATTAATGTGCATGTAGACAAGCTGCGCAATTTATATGGCGATGTAGATATGATCAGCGTAGGAAGCAGTATAAAACAATGTTGGGTAGCAGAGGGAAAAGCGCATGAGTACCTTCGTTATGGAACCACTATGGAATGGGATACTGCTGCGGGACAATGCATTCTGGAAGAAGCCGGATGTCAACTTATTGATCTCGAAACAAATCTTCCGATGGTTTACAACCGTGAAGACATGCATAATAATTATTTTATCGCAAAATGTGGTTCTCGCTCTAATTAG
- a CDS encoding RNA methyltransferase, with amino-acid sequence MKLYKNLVNSVALTLQEIFVKNRYADKALEKIFKANPQWGSRDRRFVAEGVYDIVRNYRLYAELAESPNNFWFITAVWLVLKDIEIPDWQEFKHVDVNYIRDKKESLKSNLPVYESYPDWLWELGTKELGEDAWQLQALAMNQQAPVFLRVNTLKTSKEKLVDALRNEKIETIPVPEITNALQLSKRENVFQTRLFKEGSFEVQDAGSQLISEFLDPKPTDYVIDACAGAGGKSLHLAALMKNKGKVISLDVEDWKLEELKKRAKRAGVSNIETRAILPDKTIMQLYNKADKLLLDVPCSGLGVLKRNPDAKWKLNAESIERTKKLQQTIITEYSKMVKPGGLMVYSTCSLLPSENQDQVTEFLKNTNDFELVKDKTLLPNQGYDGFYMALLKKKS; translated from the coding sequence ATGAAACTTTATAAAAACCTTGTCAATTCTGTTGCTTTAACTTTACAGGAAATTTTTGTCAAGAACCGTTACGCCGATAAGGCACTTGAAAAGATATTCAAAGCAAATCCTCAGTGGGGAAGCAGAGACAGGCGTTTTGTGGCCGAAGGTGTTTATGATATCGTAAGAAATTATCGCCTGTATGCTGAACTCGCAGAATCTCCCAATAACTTTTGGTTTATCACAGCTGTTTGGTTAGTACTTAAAGATATAGAAATTCCCGACTGGCAGGAGTTTAAACATGTGGATGTAAATTACATTCGTGATAAGAAAGAAAGTTTAAAATCGAATTTACCAGTATATGAATCTTATCCCGACTGGCTATGGGAACTTGGGACAAAAGAGTTAGGAGAAGACGCATGGCAGCTACAGGCTCTCGCAATGAATCAGCAGGCGCCAGTTTTCTTGAGGGTTAATACTCTAAAAACAAGTAAAGAAAAACTTGTTGACGCCTTGAGAAATGAAAAAATTGAGACCATACCAGTTCCAGAAATAACAAACGCTTTACAACTTTCTAAAAGGGAAAATGTTTTTCAAACCAGGCTTTTTAAAGAGGGCTCTTTTGAAGTGCAGGATGCTGGTTCACAACTTATCAGCGAATTTCTTGACCCTAAACCAACCGATTACGTTATTGATGCATGTGCCGGTGCCGGTGGTAAAAGCTTACATCTGGCAGCTCTGATGAAAAACAAAGGTAAAGTTATCAGTCTCGATGTGGAAGACTGGAAGCTCGAAGAACTAAAAAAACGAGCTAAACGTGCAGGTGTGTCAAACATTGAAACACGAGCTATCCTTCCCGATAAAACAATTATGCAACTTTATAATAAAGCAGATAAATTATTGTTGGATGTGCCATGCAGTGGATTAGGAGTTCTAAAACGTAATCCTGATGCTAAGTGGAAACTGAATGCCGAATCTATCGAACGTACTAAAAAATTACAGCAAACTATTATTACTGAATACTCCAAAATGGTAAAACCGGGTGGCCTTATGGTTTACAGTACATGCAGCTTGCTGCCATCTGAAAACCAGGATCAGGTTACTGAATTTCTAAAAAACACAAATGACTTTGAATTGGTAAAAGACAAAACGCTTTTGCCCAATCAGGGTTACGATGGATTTTACATGGCACTTCTCAAAAAGAAATCCTGA
- a CDS encoding potassium transporter Kup yields the protein MGHQLHGHINKITFGSLLVTLGIIYGDIGTSPLYVMSAVVGEKAIDASVIIGAMSLVIWTLTFQTTIKYVIFTLRADNKGEGGIFSLYALIKKAKRKWLIFPAIIGGCCILGEGIITPPISVASAVEGLKLIPRFSEIHTIPIVIAIITGLFFIQQFGTKFIGKFFGPVMLVWFLTLGIVGVNGLMKDLTVLKAFNPYYGINMLINHPGGFWLLGAVFLCTTGAEALYSDMGHCGRNNIRMSWVFVKTMLLLNYMGQTAWLVSKDGQKLEGANPFYSIMPDWFLPVGIGIATIATVVASQALISGSFTLINEAMRLNFWPKVKIKYPTELKGQMYISSINWLLYFGCVFIVLYFKEAKNMEAAYGLTIILGMIMSSRLLAFFMRLKKYPKLFLYIFIPTYIVIEGTFLIALLEKFPKGGYVTLCIALFLAAVMGCWYMAKLIRRRYIDLVPLDNYKPMLVDLSTDPSIQKYATHLIYMTSANNPNEIESKIIYSILQKRPKKADIYWFVHVDVMDEPYRMDYKVTHIANEDIIRVDFRIGFRIAPRVNLMFRKVVADLVKNGEVDITSRYESLNKNNVIGDFKFVVLEKFLSYENDLPLFEKLILNVYFTLKRFSLSEAKAFGLDSSSVKVEKFPMVISPPKDINLKRIS from the coding sequence ATGGGACACCAGCTTCACGGCCACATCAATAAGATCACCTTCGGCAGTTTACTTGTTACACTTGGAATTATTTACGGTGACATTGGCACCTCTCCCCTCTATGTTATGAGTGCGGTGGTTGGCGAAAAAGCCATTGATGCCAGTGTTATTATTGGCGCTATGTCGCTTGTAATATGGACTCTTACGTTTCAAACAACCATTAAGTACGTTATTTTTACCTTGAGGGCAGATAATAAAGGTGAAGGAGGTATTTTTTCTTTGTACGCTCTTATTAAAAAGGCAAAAAGAAAATGGCTGATCTTTCCGGCAATTATTGGAGGATGTTGCATTCTTGGCGAAGGGATCATCACACCGCCAATTTCAGTAGCCTCAGCTGTAGAAGGTTTAAAATTAATTCCACGTTTTAGCGAAATCCACACTATTCCTATTGTGATTGCGATTATAACCGGCTTATTTTTCATTCAACAATTCGGAACAAAATTCATTGGTAAATTTTTCGGACCTGTAATGCTGGTATGGTTCCTGACTTTGGGAATTGTTGGAGTGAATGGTTTGATGAAGGACCTAACGGTGCTTAAAGCTTTTAATCCCTATTACGGCATTAATATGCTTATCAATCATCCGGGCGGATTTTGGTTGCTAGGAGCAGTTTTTCTTTGCACTACCGGAGCCGAAGCTCTTTATTCAGATATGGGGCATTGTGGCAGAAACAATATTCGTATGAGCTGGGTGTTTGTAAAAACAATGCTTCTTCTAAATTACATGGGGCAAACAGCATGGTTGGTTTCAAAAGACGGGCAGAAGTTAGAGGGAGCCAATCCGTTTTATTCTATTATGCCGGATTGGTTTTTACCTGTAGGGATTGGAATTGCTACAATTGCCACCGTTGTAGCGTCGCAAGCTTTAATAAGCGGATCATTTACGCTCATTAACGAGGCCATGCGTTTAAATTTCTGGCCTAAAGTAAAAATAAAATATCCTACAGAGTTAAAGGGACAGATGTACATCAGTTCTATTAACTGGTTGCTGTATTTTGGCTGTGTGTTTATTGTATTGTACTTTAAAGAAGCAAAAAACATGGAAGCGGCTTACGGCCTAACTATTATTCTTGGAATGATTATGTCGTCGCGTTTGCTTGCTTTCTTTATGCGGCTTAAAAAATATCCTAAATTATTTCTCTATATTTTTATTCCAACCTACATTGTTATTGAAGGAACGTTTTTAATTGCCTTACTTGAAAAATTCCCGAAAGGCGGGTACGTAACTTTGTGTATAGCGTTGTTCCTTGCTGCCGTGATGGGTTGCTGGTATATGGCAAAACTGATCAGACGCCGGTATATCGATCTTGTGCCGCTTGACAATTACAAACCAATGCTTGTGGATCTAAGTACCGACCCAAGTATTCAGAAATACGCCACGCACTTAATTTACATGACAAGTGCAAACAATCCGAATGAAATTGAATCGAAAATTATTTATTCTATTTTGCAGAAACGTCCTAAGAAAGCCGATATCTATTGGTTTGTACACGTGGATGTAATGGACGAGCCTTACCGCATGGATTATAAGGTAACACATATCGCAAACGAAGATATTATTCGTGTTGACTTTAGAATCGGTTTCCGCATAGCTCCACGCGTTAATCTTATGTTCCGTAAAGTGGTTGCTGATCTGGTAAAAAACGGAGAAGTGGATATTACCAGTCGTTACGAATCGCTTAACAAGAATAATGTCATAGGAGATTTTAAATTCGTTGTACTTGAAAAATTTCTTTCTTACGAAAACGATTTACCGCTTTTTGAAAAGTTAATTCTTAATGTTTATTTCACCTTAAAACGCTTTAGTTTAAGCGAAGCAAAAGCATTTGGTTTGGATAGCAGCTCTGTAAAGGTTGAAAAATTCCCAATGGTGATAAGTCCTCCAAAGGATATTAATTTAAAGCGGATTTCTTAA
- a CDS encoding bifunctional phosphoribosylaminoimidazolecarboxamide formyltransferase/inosine monophosphate cyclohydrolase, which yields MDNSKTIKSALVSVYYKDNLEPIIKKLHSLGVKLYSTGGTLSFIEKLNIPVTAVDSVTTYPEIFGGRVKTLHPAIFGGILNRRDNASDKKEKEQHNIPDIDLVIVDLYPFEETVAAKASEEDTIEKIDIGGISLIRAAAKNFNDVVIVSSRNDYSELLNLLESKNGTSALADRKRFAAKAFATSSHYDTAIFNYFNTSENIPEFKQSVQKSQVLRYGENPHQKGTFYGDLDALFTKLNGKELSYNNLLDVDAAVNLIGDFTEPTFAILKHNNACGVASRETIAQAYKDALAGDPTSAFGGVLIANRTIDMATATEVNKLFCEVIIAPGYDQDALTLLKSKANRIILIQNKVEFSKNSFRTLLNGVIEQDKDLKIETEADLKPATNLSPSASEIKDLLFANKLVKHTKSNTIVFAKNGQLIASGTGQTSRVDALKQAIVKANTFGFDLNGAVMASDAFFPFPDCVEIAHDAGIRAVIQPGGSIKDKESIDYCNAHGMSMVMTGVRHFKH from the coding sequence ATGGATAATTCAAAAACGATTAAAAGCGCATTAGTTTCGGTTTATTACAAAGATAATTTAGAACCGATCATTAAAAAACTGCACTCCCTTGGTGTAAAATTATATAGCACTGGAGGAACCCTTTCGTTTATTGAAAAATTGAATATCCCTGTAACGGCGGTAGATTCGGTAACAACTTACCCCGAGATTTTTGGGGGTCGTGTAAAAACTTTGCACCCCGCTATTTTTGGGGGGATTTTAAATCGCCGGGATAACGCGTCTGATAAAAAAGAAAAAGAACAACATAATATTCCAGATATTGACCTTGTAATAGTAGACCTCTATCCTTTCGAGGAAACTGTTGCAGCGAAAGCTTCTGAAGAAGATACTATAGAGAAAATTGACATTGGAGGGATTTCATTAATTCGCGCGGCAGCCAAAAACTTTAACGATGTTGTTATTGTGTCTTCTCGTAATGATTACTCAGAACTTCTGAATTTATTAGAAAGTAAAAACGGAACATCTGCTCTTGCAGACCGCAAGCGTTTTGCTGCTAAAGCTTTTGCAACGTCTTCACATTACGACACGGCCATTTTCAATTATTTTAATACCAGCGAAAATATTCCTGAATTCAAACAAAGCGTTCAAAAAAGTCAGGTTTTACGCTATGGAGAAAATCCTCACCAAAAAGGAACTTTTTACGGAGACCTAGATGCCCTTTTTACAAAACTAAACGGCAAAGAGTTATCGTATAACAACTTGTTAGATGTAGATGCAGCAGTAAATCTTATTGGTGATTTTACAGAACCTACTTTTGCGATTTTAAAACATAACAATGCATGTGGTGTTGCTTCGAGAGAAACTATCGCGCAGGCCTACAAAGATGCCCTGGCGGGCGATCCTACCTCAGCATTTGGCGGAGTATTAATTGCTAACAGAACTATTGACATGGCAACGGCTACAGAAGTAAATAAACTGTTCTGTGAAGTCATTATTGCACCCGGATATGACCAAGACGCCTTAACTTTATTAAAATCCAAAGCCAACAGAATTATACTCATTCAAAATAAAGTAGAGTTTAGTAAAAATTCTTTCCGCACGCTATTAAATGGCGTAATTGAACAGGATAAAGATTTAAAAATTGAAACAGAAGCAGATCTAAAACCGGCTACCAATTTGTCCCCGTCTGCCAGCGAGATTAAAGATTTATTGTTCGCTAACAAACTCGTAAAACATACAAAATCAAATACCATTGTTTTTGCAAAAAACGGACAATTGATAGCAAGTGGCACCGGTCAAACCTCACGCGTGGATGCTTTAAAACAAGCCATTGTAAAAGCGAACACTTTTGGTTTCGATTTAAATGGAGCGGTTATGGCGAGCGATGCCTTTTTTCCTTTTCCTGATTGTGTAGAGATTGCCCATGATGCAGGCATCAGGGCGGTTATTCAGCCTGGTGGTTCAATTAAAGATAAAGAAAGCATCGACTATTGCAATGCTCATGGCATGAGCATGGTGATGACGGGTGTGAGACACTTTAAACACTAG